The sequence CTCGCTTTTCCTCGGCATCGTCCAACAGCGCATTCAGCAGCGAAGATTTCCCTGCATTTGTATAGCCAACTAAGGCAACGACCGGCATCGCTTGTTTTTTCCGGCGTTTGCGCTGTAACTCGCGTCGTTTGACAACGTCTTCCAGCTCTTTTTCCAACGCATGAATACGTGTTTCAATTTTACGACGATCGAGCTCCAACTTTGTTTCCCCGGCGCCGCGGTTGGCCAAGCCAGTGCCGCTGCCGCCTTGCCTGCTTAATGAAGCGCGCATGCCGACGAGCCTTGGCAACAAATAGCGGAGCCGCGCCATTTCTACTTGGAGTTGAGCTTCTTTCGTCTTCGCCCTTTCGCCAAAAATATCTAAAATCAACATGGTCCGATCATAAACGGTTACTTCCAGCAATTTTTCAAGATTGCGGATTTGTGAAGGTGAGAGCTCGTCATTAAACACGACGAGCGTAGCCCCAAGCGATTCACACATCATGGAAAGCTCAGACGCTTTGCCAGCACCAATATACGTCGCTTGATTTGGTACAGGCAGCTTTTGTGTGAGCTGTCCGACAACCTGCAAATCAAGCGCATCGGCCAAATTGTTCAATTCTTCCATCGAATAGTGGAAATCCGTGTCTTTTTGCAACTCCACACCAACAATAATCGTTGGTTGTGTCGTTTGTCTCAATTGTTCATGCATATAATAAATCCTCCAGTTGTTATGTCTATTTTGATTCTACTAGGCATAACAAAATACACACGCCTAAAAAGCCTGTGTGGGCAAACAAGGGTATTTAATTTAAGGTTCGGCCTTCATTACTTAGACGCACCTTTCCCGTTTACACTGGTACACAGCTAGCAGTATTCAGTTAGCGGCCTTGGCAATCGTCTTTGTAATGATCATGATAAAAACCTCCCTTAAGATAACACATGTATCGTACCAGACTGATCGCCAAAACGCAACGGCGTGGCACAGCTTCACACTGGCCAAAGCCGCTTTTTTTGTTTTTGTAAATGCTCAAGCATGAGATGATTCACGATTTCAGGATGCTCATGGTGGAGCCAATGGGTAGCTCCATCTACTAACACAGCATCGCCATTGCTGCACCTTTTCAAGCTTGCTTGCGCGAGCGCTTTTCCTAAAAACAGGTCATTCGCTCCCCAAATGATCCTTGTCGGCACAGAGACCGGCAGATCAAGCTCGGTCTTCCTGTCTAACCCTTGGAAACGGACGGCACGATACCAATTAAGCATTCCTTTCAGCGCTCCTGGCTGCCGCCAAGCTGTTTTATAGTGGCGCAATTCCGCCTTTGTAAAAGCCCGCTCATTGGCTGTTTTCGTCATTCCAGCTTCCAAGTAGGCAAAATCCCTGGCGGCAAGCAGCTTTTCTGGGGCATAGGGCACTTGGAAAAACAGCATATATGCGCTGCGGAACAGCTGCAATGGCCGCTTCATTAAAGCAACACGCATATCGGCTGGATGGGGAATATTAATAGCGACAAGCTTTTTCACAACTTCTGGCTTCGAGGCAGCTAGATGCCAAGCAACCGCCCCTCCCCAATCATGACCGATTAAATAAGCCTGTTTCCGCCCAAACGCTTTAATAAACGCTACACAGTCATCACGAAGGACATCGAGCGTGTAAGCTTTGATGTCTCTAGGCTTATCGGACTGGTTATAGCCACGCTGGTCTGGCACAATGACGCGGTATCCTGCTCTTGCCAATGCATTGATTTGGTGGCGAAATCCATACCAAAACTCAGGAAATCCATGCAGCAAAAGGACCAGTTCTCCATCTTCTTGTCCAGCGGAGACGATGTGAAACGTGTGGCCCCCTGTTTCAACGATGTGATGTTTGTATTTTTCCAACCTGAATCACACCTTTCTCTTATAGTTCATGTTTACCCAAGTGCAGGCTTATTCATGCCCTGCCCATTCTATTTTTTAAAAAGGCTTGACGTTTCTATTAATCTTCACGTATACTAACGTTAATTGCATAACATTCCTTCAAAGGGGAGTAGCTGCAAGTTATTTACATAACTTGAACCAAAGTCGTCATTACGTGGATTTCCACCGGCTTTGTTGTTGGCATGATACATAAATGTCTAGCAAGACCTTTGCCTCGTTTTTAAAACCAAGGCAGAGGTCTTTTTTGTGCATTTTTCCTCTCTTTGGTGAAAACGAGCTGGAGTGGACATTAACTAAAGAGAGGCGAGTGGAGCGATGGATGTATCATTACTTTTAGAGTACAGCTGGGTGCTTGTTGTGCTTATTGCATTAGAAGGTGTATTGGCGGCTGATAATGCGCTAGTTTTAGCGATTATGGTCAAACATTTGCCTGAGAAAGAACGTAAAAAAGCGCTCTTTTACGGTTTGGCTGGCGCGTTTGTTTTTCGGCTAGGTTCGTTGTTCATCATTTCTTTTCTTGTCGACATTTGGCAAGTTCAAGCAATTGGTGCCGCGTACCTATTATTTATTGCGCTCAACCATTTATACCGAAAACATATTGTCAAAAAAAGCGAGGAGAAGGCCGGCATTGCGAAAGCCAAAAAAGGAAGCGGCTTCTGGACGACTGTGTTAAAAGTCGAAGTCGCCGACATCGCCTTTGCAGTTGATTCGATTTTAGCTGCCGTTGCCTTGGCCACCGCTTTAACACCAACTAATCTCGGCACGGTTGGCAGTATGGACATCGGCCAATTCATTGTCGTCTTTCTTGGCGGTTTCATCGGCCTCTTAATCATGCGCTTTGCAGCTACAAAATTTGTTGCATTGCTCGAGAAACGGCCTGGCCTC is a genomic window of Shouchella clausii containing:
- a CDS encoding alpha/beta fold hydrolase, which produces MEKYKHHIVETGGHTFHIVSAGQEDGELVLLLHGFPEFWYGFRHQINALARAGYRVIVPDQRGYNQSDKPRDIKAYTLDVLRDDCVAFIKAFGRKQAYLIGHDWGGAVAWHLAASKPEVVKKLVAINIPHPADMRVALMKRPLQLFRSAYMLFFQVPYAPEKLLAARDFAYLEAGMTKTANERAFTKAELRHYKTAWRQPGALKGMLNWYRAVRFQGLDRKTELDLPVSVPTRIIWGANDLFLGKALAQASLKRCSNGDAVLVDGATHWLHHEHPEIVNHLMLEHLQKQKKRLWPV
- a CDS encoding TerC family protein gives rise to the protein MDVSLLLEYSWVLVVLIALEGVLAADNALVLAIMVKHLPEKERKKALFYGLAGAFVFRLGSLFIISFLVDIWQVQAIGAAYLLFIALNHLYRKHIVKKSEEKAGIAKAKKGSGFWTTVLKVEVADIAFAVDSILAAVALATALTPTNLGTVGSMDIGQFIVVFLGGFIGLLIMRFAATKFVALLEKRPGLETAAFIIVGWVGVKLTVQVLAHDAIAWIPHEFPHSTGWKLFFYGVLVLIVIAGWFLSSKPQDGEQAAQSEKRAERKIEG
- the hflX gene encoding GTPase HflX, which codes for MHEQLRQTTQPTIIVGVELQKDTDFHYSMEELNNLADALDLQVVGQLTQKLPVPNQATYIGAGKASELSMMCESLGATLVVFNDELSPSQIRNLEKLLEVTVYDRTMLILDIFGERAKTKEAQLQVEMARLRYLLPRLVGMRASLSRQGGSGTGLANRGAGETKLELDRRKIETRIHALEKELEDVVKRRELQRKRRKKQAMPVVALVGYTNAGKSSLLNALLDDAEEKRVLEKDMLFATLDTSVRKVELDKNHSVLLADTVGFVSKLPTHLVKAFRSTLEEAREADLLLHVVDYSNERHREMAKTTNETLQAMEIDRPMIYVYNKMDQVKDAFPQAHGDELFISAKAKQGLDLLAQKIASYVFQDFEKHLFIIPYRDGEAAAYLNNHAHVHTQRAEEDGWHIVADLHERDLKRVESYCVSKER